Genomic segment of Bacteroidota bacterium:
AGCGCATCAAACTCTGCTTTCGAAATATACAGTCTTATTTTTACCAATGGTGAACCTGATGGCAAAGTAGGCTGAAACTGTGGGGTGATAGTTATGTTTCTATCTAAATACTTTGTTCCACCAGCACTTCTTATTCCTCCTGATTTTTTATAGAATGATGAAGTTACAGTGCCAAGTTTATTTCCATTGGCATTTATTTCAGCCATTATATTTCCATCAGGACCAGTGATAGGTACCCACAAACTAGTATTGCCATTAGCTGAATCAATAATAACTGTTGTACCAGTATTACAGGTATTTGCAGTGCCATTAGTAACATCAATTGATTCTGAGATAGTACTCCCGGCAAGGGCTGTTGCAGCTGCTGAATAACCCAAAAATTCATACCGCACTACACAGCCTAAACAATCTGCAACAACATCAGGGGGGTTGCCAACCGTAGCTGCAGAACCAGCAGCACTTCTATCCATAGACAAATAAATATCTCTTCCATTGGGTGAAAATGCCATATCTCTGTAACGGTTACCACTCTGAAAATAAGTGGCAGTATCGGCGCCTGCAGTTGGTATAACTGCAGTGCCCGTTGCATTAAGCTTTAATCGTATCGCTCTTCCCCATTTTAAACCAGCAACCAGCAAAGTATTTTTCCAACCTGGGATATATGTATTTGCATAATGGCCTAAACCAGACCATGCTTCTGAATGCCAGCCAGAACCATTTGGGGTTGTTCCTGCACTCCAAATACTTGAGATTGATCCTGGACCTGATGCAGGGCCGGGATAAGCAGAAAATAATGGGTCTTTATAAGCGCCATACTGGAGTGCATGTGCATTAATAGTATCCATGTTTGTTACTTCATTACCAATAGGCGGGCAGGCACCAACAGCTGCAGCCTGGCCATCGACAGTATAAGTAGCGTCATTATAGCCAAAGGGTACTCCCGCTGAAATACTAGTGCTTAATCCTGGTGTTGTAGTACCATTATAATTACCATCTGCATAGCCTATTATTAAAGGGTGACCATAATTTTTAAACCCTTGAATTATATTTATTTCATCATCACTAAAAGCGCCATGAGATGCTCCATATAAAATATTAAGTTGAGGGTTATACGCAAAGCCCTGGTTGTTTCTGATTCCGGTACACCATACTGCACTTTTGCCTACAATTGGTGCTATATCATTATAAGGGTTAGTAGCCGGTATCCATTTTTGATTACCTGATCCTGAACAGGTATCATCCAATGCAAAACGTAAGATTTTTCCTTCATAAGAATTTATTCTCTGTGCTTTGTTCGGGCGGGTTACGTTAGCAGATGTTGGAAACTGCTGGCCTGCGCCCATATCGCCTGCTGCATAAAATAAATAGTAATCTGAACCACCTTGTGTCATAGGGGCAATGATCATTCTTTGAGAATTATGATCCCCGCTTCCGGGTATAGTATCGCATATAGCTACCGGTGATTCTAACCTGTTGGTATTTGTATTATAAAAAAAGCGAACAATCCTGTTTGTATAAGCTACACCTGATATCCATGTATGTACATACGAAACATACACATAATTTTCGCCACCTGCTGCACCAGTAAAGTTTGGATGTAATGCCAAACCTGCAAAACCTCCCTGTGGATTATGCGCTGCAATATCAAACTGTGCGTTGAATGGTTGATCTGCTACTGGCAAAAATGTACTTCCCTGGGAAATATCAAGCACAACTTGTTTAGCACCGGTAACAGGGTTCATTCTATTTACCTTATAACCTTTTGCTTCTGTGATCCATAAATAATTATCCTGTCCATAAGTAATTTCCCAGGGATCTGCAAGTGCATTAGCCGGCGATATTATTGTTTGCCTGTAAACTTCATTCATTTTACCAGCAGTAATGTTTGCTCTTGCAGGCGATGATACAAGGATACTAAAGTTATTACCAGCCCCTCCTACTGCAGGGGTAGTTAAATACGCAGCAGATGAGTACACCCTTACATAATATTGTGTTGATGTTAATAATCCACCCGTTATAGTTATTTCTTCCTGCCCACATGCAATACTTGTTAAACTGCCGCAAGCACCAGAGTATAATTGTAACATGGCACCATTTGCTTTTAATAATGAACCGGGTGTTAAACTAATACTGGCATAAGTTTGAGTAGCACTTGTTGTAAACTTGTACCAAACATCATCATCTGGTATGCCGGTAGCACAACCCGCTGTTGCTGTACTTGCCGAAGCGTTTTGTACAGTGCCTGCATTATTTGCAGTTCCTATTGTAAGATTTACAGCGTTTACACAATCATCATTTGCGGGTGCTGCTGTATAAGAAACGCAAACAACATAATTCCAGCTGGCTGCTGTGCCTCCGGTTGGATTGGTTGTACTATACACTCTGAATAAATATTCTGTATTGGGGATGAGGTTTGTAAGCGATAAACCTGCAGCACCTTCAGGTGCTACTCCCAAAGAACCCGTTAAATCTGTTGGGCATGTATTTGATGGGAATGCTTCTATAAAAAAGTTAGCAGGAGATAAATTAGCTCCGGCAGAAGACGGTATTGATACTACAACATTTCGAATATTGGCTGGTGTAGTAAACTTAAACCAGGCATCATAGTTACCTGCTCCCAAGCCCGCAGTAACATTAGCAGTTTGAAGACTATATGTTGTTGCAGGACAAGCACCGGTAACAGGTACAATGTTAAAGGCACCAGAACATACATTATTAGCGCCAACCTGGGCAAATAATGAGAATGAAGAAAATAAAATTGAAAATAGTAGTGTGAAAACTTTGGTGGAGTTTCTCATAAAAATTGGATTTCGCCAAAAGTATAAATCAATAAAATATTTTCCTTGAGCACTAATACCTTTTTTTTAATCGTATTTATACCTATATAAATAAAGCACTTCCGCTATTGGCAAACATCTGATCTTAGACTTATTTTGTTGTCGCTCTATCCTTTAAAAACCTAAGAAGTCCAATATATGAAACCTATGTACCCGAACCAGGTGCTCTTCAGCAAAACTGCACTGTTTTTTTTATTCAGTTTATTTATTTCATTCAGCGCTTTTGCACAACCATCTAATGATAATTGTTCTGGTGCAACAACTCTTACATCAAATACTTCCTGTAACAATATCCAATATCGTTTGAAGAATGCTACAGCCAGTTCGGGTCTTCCCGTTGGATGTGAGGCTGGCGGTCCCCATTATGATGTTTGGTTTCGATTCACTGCTCAAGCGACTTCTCAAACTGTAACGATAAGCAGTCTTCAAAGCAGTTTCACAAATCCTGAAATACAATTATACAGTGGCAGCTGCGGTTCATTAGCTTCTATTGTATGTGGTACTACAACAATGACAGGAACAGGTTTGACGATCGGTAATACTTATTATATCCGTGTTTCAAATATTGGTTCATCAATTTCATCAAACGACAGGTTTGATATTTGTGTTACCCATCCAAATCCTCCACCATCAAATGATAATTGTAGTGGGGCAACAACATTAACTTCAGGTTATTCATGTAATAGCACTACCGGCAATCTTAGATACGCAACAAGTAATGGCCCTGCAGGTGCATGTGGTGGTGCTACATTAACTACAACTTATGATGTATGGTACAGATTCCAGGCGGTAAATGATTCACAAACTGTTACAATAGGAAGCCTTGGCGCCAAACTCACTGCCACCACTACCTATATGGAAGTATTTAGCGGTACATGCGGAAGTTTAACTTCAATTGCAGGTTGTTTGGATGTATCCGGCGCAAACGCAAGAAGAACTTTGCCTCCCCTTGTTGTTGGTAATTTTTATTATATAAGATTATATGTTCAAACCAATCCGAATACTGGAACATCAAGCGATTGGAATTTTGATATTTGCGTGCAACATCCTCCAGCTAATGACGAGTGTGCAGGAGCTATTGGATTAACGGCACCTTCTCTTACATGTAATGCTACTTCTGGTTCATTTACATTAGCGACCGCTTCTTCAATAGCTTGGGCAGGAGCATGTGGCGTCGGACCTTATTATGATCTTTGGTACAGTTTTGTGGCTAATGCTTCACCAACACATATTATAACCTTAGGCAGTCTTGGTTCAAGCCTAAATTCAGCAAATTTAAGATTACAATTATTCAGCGGAACCTGTGCTGGTCTTACTTCTTTAAACTGTGCATCCGGAGTAACTTCATTAACACAGGGCGGCCTTATCAACGGAACTACATATTATGTTAGGGTTGGATATACCAATTATCAATTAGCTTCTGGTAATGGTGCAAACTTTACAATATGTGTTACAACAGTTGCAGCTCCACCATCTAATGATCAGTGTTCTGGTGCGATATTGCTTACAAGCAGTACAACTTGTTCAATTATATCTGGTACAATACATAATGCCACTCCAAGTTCTCCTGTAGTACCCGGTTCCTGTGGTATTGGTACTGCACCGGATGTTTGGTATAGTTTCGTGGCTCAGACTGCTTATCCTCAAATTCAATTAAGTGGTATTGGAAGTAATTTGCAAACCAATGGCCGTATACAGCTACTGACAGGCAGTTGCGGATCATTTTCTACAGTGGGTACTTGTCATAGTATACCTACTGCTACTACTACTACTATAAATACTACTACAAACCCCGGAGGTGCGGGACTTACTGTAGGCCAGACTTATTATATCAGGATAACCCATAATACGCTTTCATCAATAACAAACAATGGCAATTTTAATATATGTATTACAGACCCTGCTTCATCGTTAACCGCAATACTAGATTACTCTAAAAGCTATGTAAACTTGAGTGACTCAGCTACAGGTGGTACAATAGATCCGGGAGATATTTTAGAAATAAGGGCTACACTGGTTGTCAGACCAAATGGAGCTGTAAGAGCTATCGATAGTGTCGCTTTTTACGATACATTGAAAGCGGGTGGCGGTTTGCATTATTTAGATTCTATTGCCTTAAGAACAAATGAAGGAAAACTTTACAAATATTTTACAGAAAGTAGCTCCACCGCAGATGCAGGATGGCTGACTACAGGTGGTGCAGGAACGGATACCACTATTCAAATCAACATGGGGCTCGGAGCGACAAGAACAGCAAGAGGTAAATTAAATAATATTTCCAGGCCAAGATTTAATAGCGCACCTACGAGTGCCAATTGTATTATTCTTGCCACTTACCGGGTTGTTGTAAATGCATCTTATGGACAGAAAGTAAATTTTGGAGGCGGTGCATTCAGCTATCGTGATTCGACTACTGGTGTGTATTCAACTATCCAATTCCCCGATGATAGTATTATGATTTTTCAAAGTCCCGGTGCATGCCAGAACAGTGTTTCTCAATCAAATATTTTAGGTGATGAGGTTAATGGCACATTCGGGGTTCCAGCTGTTTTATCAGGCACTTCGCAAAACAGAGCTCCATCTACAAGCACCAACTATAATTATACAACATTTGGGGCAAGTACTCCACAGGATTACGATTATGGAATTGCGAATAATACCAGTGCTACAGGAAGCACCAACCAATTATTAGCTAAATCCAATGCTGCACGGGTTCACGGCGTTTGGGATATCACTGGTGATCATACCGGCGCTACAAACACTGCTAAAGGTAATTTGCCATGTAATAACGGTGGTTCAATCAGTTCTACCAATACATGTGGATACATGCTGGCAATTAACTCCTCGTTTCGTACAGACGTAGCGTTTGATTTTAATGTTTCAGGAGCCTGTCCTAATACTTACTATGAGATATCAGCCTGGTTTAAAAATATTTGCTATAAATGCGGATGTGATTCTCTTGGTCGTTTTACAAGCGGTGCAGGTTATATTCCAACAAACCCAGGTGACTCAGCTGGTGTCAAGCCCAATATCGCATTTTCAATAGATGGTGTGGATTATTATACCACTGGTAACTTAAGGTACTGGGGATTGGGTGGAACTCAATCCGGATCAGATACCCTGAATAAATGGGTACAAAGATCCTTTGTATATAAAACCGGACCATCTCAAACGGGTTTTGCTATGACACTTCGAAACAATGCACCGGGAGGAGGTGGTAATGACTGGGCGATCGATGATATAGCATTAAAGACCTGTACACCAACCATGAACTATAGCCCGAGTTATAGTCCTACCGTTTGCGAAAATAACATGGTTACAATTTATGATACGGTGCGATGCTATTATGATACTTATGTTGAATATAAATGGCAATACAGTTCAGATGGAGGAGCTTCCTGGACAGATGTAGGCTCAGCCGGAACAGGTACACCCTTTTGGAATGGTACCCAATGGGAATATGTAGCCAGCTACACCATACCACCGGCTTATACTACAGCAGCAAACGATGGTGATATGTACAGATTGGTAGTAGCAACAACAACTGCTAACCTTTCCTCAGCCACCTGCAACTTTACAGATGTTGTAAATATATCACTGGATGTATTGATCGGTTGCGGGCCACCATTGAAGACCGACCTGATCTCAATAGCCGGCA
This window contains:
- a CDS encoding T9SS type A sorting domain-containing protein, with amino-acid sequence MKPMYPNQVLFSKTALFFLFSLFISFSAFAQPSNDNCSGATTLTSNTSCNNIQYRLKNATASSGLPVGCEAGGPHYDVWFRFTAQATSQTVTISSLQSSFTNPEIQLYSGSCGSLASIVCGTTTMTGTGLTIGNTYYIRVSNIGSSISSNDRFDICVTHPNPPPSNDNCSGATTLTSGYSCNSTTGNLRYATSNGPAGACGGATLTTTYDVWYRFQAVNDSQTVTIGSLGAKLTATTTYMEVFSGTCGSLTSIAGCLDVSGANARRTLPPLVVGNFYYIRLYVQTNPNTGTSSDWNFDICVQHPPANDECAGAIGLTAPSLTCNATSGSFTLATASSIAWAGACGVGPYYDLWYSFVANASPTHIITLGSLGSSLNSANLRLQLFSGTCAGLTSLNCASGVTSLTQGGLINGTTYYVRVGYTNYQLASGNGANFTICVTTVAAPPSNDQCSGAILLTSSTTCSIISGTIHNATPSSPVVPGSCGIGTAPDVWYSFVAQTAYPQIQLSGIGSNLQTNGRIQLLTGSCGSFSTVGTCHSIPTATTTTINTTTNPGGAGLTVGQTYYIRITHNTLSSITNNGNFNICITDPASSLTAILDYSKSYVNLSDSATGGTIDPGDILEIRATLVVRPNGAVRAIDSVAFYDTLKAGGGLHYLDSIALRTNEGKLYKYFTESSSTADAGWLTTGGAGTDTTIQINMGLGATRTARGKLNNISRPRFNSAPTSANCIILATYRVVVNASYGQKVNFGGGAFSYRDSTTGVYSTIQFPDDSIMIFQSPGACQNSVSQSNILGDEVNGTFGVPAVLSGTSQNRAPSTSTNYNYTTFGASTPQDYDYGIANNTSATGSTNQLLAKSNAARVHGVWDITGDHTGATNTAKGNLPCNNGGSISSTNTCGYMLAINSSFRTDVAFDFNVSGACPNTYYEISAWFKNICYKCGCDSLGRFTSGAGYIPTNPGDSAGVKPNIAFSIDGVDYYTTGNLRYWGLGGTQSGSDTLNKWVQRSFVYKTGPSQTGFAMTLRNNAPGGGGNDWAIDDIALKTCTPTMNYSPSYSPTVCENNMVTIYDTVRCYYDTYVEYKWQYSSDGGASWTDVGSAGTGTPFWNGTQWEYVASYTIPPAYTTAANDGDMYRLVVATTTANLSSATCNFTDVVNISLDVLIGCGPPLKTDLISIAGKLNDDKAKITWVTTKEEEPVNFQLQRSDDGNSFHTIATVNGYNNINTENNTYSHDDPTSVTTKVYYRVIMFTNSGTKKYSRIIQLSPGTKDFGLGIVVNPFSSELQYEIVTPQTGIATTELIDQYGITVRRQTQRIDGGVNALRITSTEKLPAGIYTLKVSMNGSFVVRRVVKGTY
- a CDS encoding T9SS type A sorting domain-containing protein codes for the protein MRNSTKVFTLLFSILFSSFSLFAQVGANNVCSGAFNIVPVTGACPATTYSLQTANVTAGLGAGNYDAWFKFTTPANIRNVVVSIPSSAGANLSPANFFIEAFPSNTCPTDLTGSLGVAPEGAAGLSLTNLIPNTEYLFRVYSTTNPTGGTAASWNYVVCVSYTAAPANDDCVNAVNLTIGTANNAGTVQNASASTATAGCATGIPDDDVWYKFTTSATQTYASISLTPGSLLKANGAMLQLYSGACGSLTSIACGQEEITITGGLLTSTQYYVRVYSSAAYLTTPAVGGAGNNFSILVSSPARANITAGKMNEVYRQTIISPANALADPWEITYGQDNYLWITEAKGYKVNRMNPVTGAKQVVLDISQGSTFLPVADQPFNAQFDIAAHNPQGGFAGLALHPNFTGAAGGENYVYVSYVHTWISGVAYTNRIVRFFYNTNTNRLESPVAICDTIPGSGDHNSQRMIIAPMTQGGSDYYLFYAAGDMGAGQQFPTSANVTRPNKAQRINSYEGKILRFALDDTCSGSGNQKWIPATNPYNDIAPIVGKSAVWCTGIRNNQGFAYNPQLNILYGASHGAFSDDEINIIQGFKNYGHPLIIGYADGNYNGTTTPGLSTSISAGVPFGYNDATYTVDGQAAAVGACPPIGNEVTNMDTINAHALQYGAYKDPLFSAYPGPASGPGSISSIWSAGTTPNGSGWHSEAWSGLGHYANTYIPGWKNTLLVAGLKWGRAIRLKLNATGTAVIPTAGADTATYFQSGNRYRDMAFSPNGRDIYLSMDRSAAGSAATVGNPPDVVADCLGCVVRYEFLGYSAAATALAGSTISESIDVTNGTANTCNTGTTVIIDSANGNTSLWVPITGPDGNIMAEINANGNKLGTVTSSFYKKSGGIRSAGGTKYLDRNITITPQFQPTLPSGSPLVKIRLYISKAEFDALDLDPLSGVSSINDLKILKNGDPCSPAVLTATTMFAPTNTILADLQHGTNGYVLQTNIPSFSSFYFASSNMTVLPLGLLTFTGTLQSNNSVLLNWKTENEINASHFVVERSVDGASFSNIGQVNAHGTSNNVNEYNYTDNDITNLQAPVIYYRLKMVDADGSSKYSKIISVSLADITGKITVAPNPVHNTTTVSITAVNNGNVQWSLYDNTGRIILYNQISVKKGANNQLVIPMKNLSAGSYYIKLTGAGIDKRIKIQKL